The genomic stretch catttttccgcTCAGCAAATGTAACAGGCCTTCCATCCAACTGTACATGAAGGTTTAATTCTGTGTCGGATAAAACATATCTTTGGACAGCGTCTGTGCGATTGTGCTGGGAGATGTTTACTAAGACCTTGAAAATAGTAGGGGAAGAGAATTTAATGGTTTAAATCAAACTGGTTTAAAGCCACCCTAGACTTTCTATGGAGTGGGATCTGACGGCAAAGActtaaattttctgtaatttaagAAAGAAGTATTAAAAGTCCActtcctttggaaaaaaaaaaacccaacacatcTTTGATGCAGAAGTAGAGGAAACATTAGGTCTAACCTGGCTAAAAGGTCCTtaccttttattcatttattcacacattCATTCCAATCTATACTTATTGAATGCTGATTAAATGCTggggatttttaaattatttatttatttatttggctacaccgggtcttagctgcggctcACGGGATCTTCCTTgccacatgcgggatctagttccctcaccagggatcgaacccagcatggagtcttaaccactggaccacaagggaagtccctaaatgctGGGATTTATTAACAGATGTTTAAATAAGATGGGATCCTTGACCATCATGAGTTACAGCCCAGGGGTAAATCAGGAAAGACAATCATGGAttcaaataaatgtaataaagagTAGtggatctctctcttttttaaatgcttGTACTGTGTAAATAAAACGTCCGAGGGCTCACCGCTGGGGTGAAACATATCTCTGTAAAATCTGGATCATGATATCCACTTTGCAGGACTGTAATAATGAAGCAGGTTAGTCTCATTCACATGCCAGATTATCTCTCATCTTTGTACTCCCATGACCGTTAGCACAGGGATTTGCATCTTTTAACTCAATAAGTATCTACTGAAATGAGTTGACATGGGCCTAAATCTACTCTAGATGGTTTTGCATTTAGCGGATTCTAACTACAGTGTTTCTCCTTACCTTTCTGATGCTGTATAAGGCTTtcaagaaagaagatgtggtatatatacacgatggagcattactcagccataaaaaagaatgaaataatgccatttgcagcaacatggatggacctagagatgatcatactaagtgaagtaagccagacagagaaaggcaaacatcatatgatactgcttatatgtggaatcttaaaaaaaaaaaaaaaaaaaaaaaaaagatacaaatgagcttatttacaaaacaaatagaatcacagacatggaaaacaaatttacagttacaaaagggaaaagggaggggagggataaattaggagtctgagATTAGTAgatacaccctactatatataaaatagataaacaaggtcctactgtatagcacagggaactatactcaatatcttgtaatagcctataagggaaaagacctgaaaaataagttacacatatgtgtgtgtgtgtgagagagagagagaatcactttgctgtacacctgaaactaacagaacattgtaactcaactgtacttcaattttaaaaactaagtaaattaaataaataaaaaataagtcaaGGAGGAAACCTGGAGGGTAGCAGACTGGGGAATTTTCAAACTCAACGCCACCTACTTTAGAGATCCTATATGGGCTTGGAATAGTACCAATAATCACTTATTGCCTATAAATCAGCTCCTTTTAACACACGAGGAATCTAAGAGCTGAGACCAGATCCCAGGCATCCTGACTCAACCTCTACAATTACTGCACGGCCTCCTCCGTGAAAGTTTTTATGTGTGCGTTTAACATGACATTCTAAGACAGCTATTTTCCTTGAACTCTTGATATGTCTGTCAGTTTCCTCAAGGGGATCCTACCTAGCTAGATTTTAATTGCTTTGAATTGTGGCCTCAGCTATAGTAGTCTTAGCTGAGGTTTTAATGGCCAAGATTTAAGTAAATTTAACAGATAACACCAGTGGGTGTTCCAATTACATACAACATTAAGGGCTTTATGTGAGGCTTAAAaagtatttactattaaaaataaaataaaagtccacGTGCTGTGCAATTAACCAGCAGGGAAGATTTCAGCGTCCTGGAAAAGTTTCATATAAAAAGGAagctagaaaaatgaaaagtcagatTCAACACACTCCAAAGGAAGCTTGGGATTTCGGGGGACTCTTTGCTCTGAGACAGGtaaaatgctttgtatttctagcaCTGTTTGTAGACTGCATGCTATTGTCTGTCTATAGGGCACTTTATAAGAGCtagggttggggcttccctggtggcgcagtggttgagagtccgcctgccgatgcaggggacacgggttcgtgccccagtgtgggaggatcccacatgccgcggagcagctgggcccgtgagccatggcagctgagcttacgcgtccagagcctgtactccgcaacggaagaggccacggcagtgagaggcccgtgtaccgaaaaaaagaaaaaaaaaaaaaagagctaaggcCACCTGGTGTCTAAAGAAACCTTGGCCTTCCTGATCCTTGTCACCTTCAGCCACAGAGATCCAGACTTTGGGGAATCAAAGCAGCTCATCAACCAATATTTGATTTTGTCTTTGGCCCCTTCCCCACCAGTGAAAATTCCTTTGTGAGAATTCCACATGTAATTCAATAATTCAAGGCTGCCTTGGCCACGGAGGCAGCTGGTGTGGAACCCCGTGCTTTGAAAAGCGTGGACTCCTCTCTCACACTCACAGATGGTCCAGCCAGCGGCAGTGTGTGGAAGACTAGAGGACAGATGCTCGGCAAAATGTAATTAGCACCATAGGGTAGCCATTTAATGTCAAGCAACTTATATTAGCCAGAGACTCCTAGTAGGAGCCCCTTTTCAGAGCAGATGGCCCGATTCTCTTTATCTCAGGACTGAAAACCAACCACGGGGCGGGACTGGGGAATCTGAAGACAAAAAGTgaatttgataaaggaggaatcCTGAGTTGTGGATAACCAAGTAaataatacacattaaaatagtttagttctaaaaaaataaaaggtttagtTCAAAAAAGCACTCAACATGTGAGTTTAAAGGAGTGATTTTGTCCCCAGTGGCTAGGAAACTCAAGGCAAGCAAGTACCTGCATGTGAAAACCATAGATGACTCCCACTTCCGTCTTCTGCCGGGTTAGTGACACCAGTGTTAGGCTTTTCACCAAAGGAGTCTTGGCTCAACCCAGTCTGGGTCTATTTTTATGGTCGCATTGATGTTCCTCAGAATGGAGCCGAGTCCAAAACTTCTAGCTGGACTTATTCTGCTGACTCTCTGTGTGGTGGGATGCTCCAGCCAGCACTGGTCCTATGGATTACGCCCCGGAGGAAAGAGAAATGCTGAAAACGTGCTTGATTCTTTCCAAGAGGTAAGTTTCTCTGAGCTTCAAAATGAGACATGGCTTACGTGATGCAACTGAACGATGCCAACATCCTGCATGCGTCCAACAGTGCTACCGGTTCTTGGCTCCAACCTAGGTATTCCGGGGGTGATAAGGCACTTCCAAAGTCAAGTCCCATTCCTGCTTTCAATTCAGACAGGGACTAATGGGACAAAGAGCAGGAAAAATCCCCAGACCAATAAGCAAGCGCAAAGGGGTGTGTCGTACTCTGAGGATACAGGTTTGCCAAAGGAATTAGAAACAAGTGGACGGAGCCAAGGTCTCCTAGTACAAGATGATTCTTTGGGATTTGGAAAGAAAATCTTAGaactctgcctatttttttttgtaatttcatgttttaaaaatatctgtgataTTAGGTCAGCAGTACATTTTTATAACATAAATAAGTATCCTTATCAAGGGTGCAtgctctacaattttttttttttttttaagatttaattttatttatttttggctgggttgggtcttcgttgctgcgtgcgggctttctctagtggcagcgagtggtcgttgcggtgcgtgggcttcccgttgtggtggcttttcttgttgaggagcacttgctctaggtgcgcgggcttcagtagttgtggctcatgggctcagtagttgtggcgcacgggcttagttgctccacgacatgtgggatcttcccggaccagggctcgaacccgtgtcccctgcattggcaggcggattctcaaccactgcaccaccagggaagtccctacaatttctttttaatgatatggACACTCAAGCAAAGAAGTTGGAGGTCCCTAGAGGAGAGGAGTTAGCAAGCTCAAGAAGACAAAATACATTCTGGAAAATATGCTGGATTTGATTCCATAGAAATTAGTTTTCAGTTCTAGTACCAGAACTGACACAGGTACTTgggttttttaatctataaaatgtgaCTTCTTGGGGCCATGTGAGGATCACATGAGCGAAACCATATATCCTGGCTGCTTAATCCAAAAAAATGTCAGTGGATAAATGAAAGacagttgttattgttttttaagtTAATGGGAAAAGAACCAGGCCCTAAAGGATGAATGATTCAGGGCTGGACACTCAATATAGAGCTGAGAATGGGAAACATAGCTAGAGAAACTTAAAACCATTTAGTTTTCACTGAAAAGAAATATCTCATTTtggagaaataataaagataatttagTATGAAACAAAGAAGCCCAGAATCTGACATCCCCTCTCCACAGACTATATGTGAAGCAACTCTCTTCTAACTAGGACATATTTagtaaaaacttgaaaataagatCAACCTTCGTCAAAACTATAAGCTCTTGCATTTTTTTGTATACCATCCCGTCATGAGGCTTGAAGTGCTTCATTCTCATCAACTGTAGGGAGACAAATATCCTCTCTCCTTATTATGGCCCATTTCCTCCAGAACTGCACACCGATCTGTAGAAGTGTCTGACAGCATTTCTATGATCTTTTAAAGTCTCCATCCCAAGTCTCAGCGTTCTCAGTCCCACAACCCCCTTGACTTCACTTCCCACACACAGCTTTTGGTGGAAATGGAAAATACCACTTCACGTCTGTATCTCCATCTCCAAGAATCACATTCTTGTTTTTGCAGATAGCCAAAGAGGTGGATCAACCAGCAGAACCTCAGCGCTTTGAGTGCACCATACACCAGCGCCGTTCTCCACTCGGGGACCTGAAAGGAGCTCTGGTGAGTTACAGGGTTAATAACATGGAGCTTTAGAGATGGATGGGCCCTGGGCACCACCACTTTGGTCGTCCACTTAGGACAACCATCTCTAGCTACTGCAGGGCTTACCTTCCTGACTGCCTGAATTCCTCCTGTACTGGGCCCTTGCCATTCCATAACACCCCTTTTCAGTGGTTAGACAGTAATAATGATTGgaaccctttttctttttttcttaaattgaaatcTCTTTGGGACCTTTATCTATTAATCTCAGCTCTAGCCTATGGGATGACTGACAAAACAAGTTTCTTCCCACTGCTACATGTCAGTTCTTCAAGTATGTTCATCAAACTCTCTAGACTATTCTTCTCTAGACTAATCCACACCTCTCCACTGGATTCTTCAACAGTTCTTGGTATAACACGGTTCTCCCTGGGAAATGTAGAAATCAAAAATGGTGCtctaattaattttctttctctttggaatAAAAACTCCCAAACTAGTAAATTTATAATTCAGAGCCACAGATTTGACTTCCAGTTTTCTGACTGGACAATACTAATTTTCCAAATTCCCACCCAAGATGGAACTCTACTAACCCAAtgtaggtttttgattttaaaaaatgtataaagagaaCTCAATATAGAAATTGAAACCTGAATTCAATTCTGATGTTCTCTGAGCTCCATGGTCCACTTATTTACAGCAGTTAGAAGGCATTACAGTTAATTTTCAGCTATGCCCAGAAGCAGAAAAAGCCTGAATATGTCATATACAAAGATGAGCAAtcgtttttattttctccattgacTTCAATTTCTACACCCATAGGACAGAGAAAAAGTGGACAGACAtacttatttcctttctttttctaatcctGTTTACCTCATGATAAAACTAATAGCAAGGAATGAAATTATCCAAACATGACATTAGAAAGACAGAATTGAGGCAAAGACTGGATTCATAGCAGATggacggggacttccctggtggtccagtggtaaagaatctgacttccaatgcaggggacgtgggttcaatccctggttggggaactaagatcccacatgcctcagggcaactaagcccgcgtgtcacaactattgagctcgctcacctcaactagagcccgtgtgctgcaaactacagagcccacgtgctctggagcctgcacgtcacaactagagagagaaaacccgcacaccacaactagagagaagcccacgcgctgcaacagagatcccatatgccgcaactaagacccaacgcagccattaaaaaaaaaaaaaaacacaaaggatcaGACCTTTTTTCACCTCTGTCCTCACATCCTACCTTTAAACTATTAATGTAGATATTATGCTTATTAAACGACTTATAAAGACATGATCTAGCTCTCCAGCACTTTCTAGTGTGCAAAAACAAATCGATCTATTCTTTCTATATCAATAgttcagaaattaaaatgttcaaaCATAATGAAACTCAGCTCAGAAAAGCAACATTAATATATTTGCTACTCACATATTTTTCAGGAAAGTCTGATCGAAGAGGAAACTGGGCCGAAGATGTAAATCCACTGGACCAGAAAAATTGACAACACAAGTGTAATTCTGACTTTGAAATCTGTGACCCATTTAATATCTGTAAATTGTGTGAATTTCAGAAATTCTCATGCCAGGTTGCACATGATGAAGGACTGTGTTGGGAATAAAGTGGCATAAATGTGAAGTCTTTCTCTAACCTCAGAACTCTGGTCGGGGTGGGACATTGTAAGCCCCCAAGTGTGTCGACAGGGGGCAGAGGACAGGAGAGATAACGCAAAGGCACCGTTATTGTTGACTAAAGGAATCTCATGGCTCACTTCCACCACCACCAACCTGCACCCTGAACCCACAGGACAATTGGTCCCTGGCCAATACTGAGTCAATCCAGTTTTCTATGGGGTGGTAGCTTTCTCTTTGACCATACCCTACAGAAGCAAGATAGGGCCATGGCCAAAGCTTCCCCTCCAGATTGTCTCTAATCTCTTTGAAAGTCAACCGGAACCTGAGAGAGGCCTTGGGGAAAGGAGGCCTCGTCCAATGCTCCTTCCGGCTCCACGTGGTCCCTCCAAGGTCATCAGAGCGAGCGGTGCACACTGAGGTTTGGACCAAGGCCTAAACATAATAGCATTCACCTGTCTGAGCTTTTTGGTATTTCTCTTAAGAAACATATGGATTGTAGTCAGCTGAAGACAGGATTCAGGCGTTCCCGTGTCCCCTGGTCAAACAGCACGGCCACCGCTCATTCTCCAGCATGGGCTAGAcagatgcataaatattttcattaacgCTTGTATCGGCCTTGGAAAGTAGATATTGTCTTCCctttaaaatgaggaaaccagAGCTCCGAGAGTTTACGAGACCCACCTGGTTCTGCTGGGTTCCAAGGTCAAGTGCTCCTGTATTGCACTATGATGACAGCCAATGAGCTTGGGCTTGGAAGCCCAGTTATTTGGTTACTGGGGCTCATGTGTCAACTTAGTTTTCCTGGTGACCATTTCTCCATGATGTCCCAGACACTATGACACTAGctttctcatttattctcatAATTCCCCAGTGGCTATGAGGCCATTTGAAAAACCCAAATCTCAGATAACTTGCCTGATGTCACAGCAACAAATTGTGCCTCTATTTGCACGGCAAAGGTCTaagccttttttcctcttttaatcaGAAAGATGGAGCCTTCTTCCACCCCTTCAAAAAAGGGCAGGACTTGTGCTAAGGAATTGGAACAGGGGTCAGAAACATTCCACAGGAGAGAAAACCCTTACTTTTTAAAGCATATACTTACTACCATACAACAGATTTCCCAAGTATCTCCTATTGAGGAATCTCTAAAACTGAATCAAAGAACtacctcaatttcattttaataaaattaagcaGTCATGTGGTTTACAATCTACCTTATGTTTCTTTATGGAACAAAAGGCAAAcctgcattatttcattaatcAATACTTACAAGGCAGAATAAGGGGCTCAAAGTCGCCAATCACTCAGgaactatttctgtttttataaaaacaatCTTTGCGTTAGTTAACACATCACAAGAGGAAGGCCACACACCCATTTATTTAATACATCCTGTTGGGAACATCAGCTTTCCTTCACCAGAGCGTGTCTTTGGGACAATTTCTTCGGAGGTAGCTGTGGGCCTCTCTGACTGGGATGTAAAGATGATACTCATTCAGCTCCCCGATGCTGAGGTTAGAGGCTTGGGATGAACATGTTGAGTATTTGATTCTCAAATGGCTCAAGTGActaaggggaaggagagaaaatgaccactttattaaaattataaacactTTGCTGAATCTGAATAACTTCTAAGTAGTCCGAAACCTTTCCAAATAAAAAAAGGGGAAACATAGCTTCAAAAAAAGTCTGCAGCCTTTCAAAATAAAGGATGGGGAAACGTACCAAATGATACATTTTAATGAGACGAGTTCTCAAACATAGATGGCTTTAAACGATCAAGTCACAGAAAGAACGGCTTGAAGATAGAAGCTGTAGTATCCTCAAGGTGACTGGAAAAAAAGCTAAGAATCACTGCACAAGGTAACAGCACGTACACATCTTGACAGCGGAAGATGCtctaaagttttatttctcagtGGGGACCCAAGATTCAAAAAGATTCCCCAGGTTTATTGACTCAGAGTCTCCCTCTGGGGCCCAAGCCATCTGCATTTTTAATCAGCATTCTGGGGATTCTTATGTACACAGACAGTGCAGCATCATTGCTCTGAAAGGCAATAAACTGCATGTGTTTTAGAGTACTAGGACAcgttcttcaaaaaaaaaaaaaaatccatgcatcAACCCAGGACTTAAGACAGTGGTGCTATTCTAACCGGAGTGAGGCTGCCCCCTCTTTCCAATCTGACTCACCACCAGCAGGGAGTTTAAGAAAAGCACCTCGAACACTGATTTGCTAAAGCTGTTATTTCCTCTAAGGCAATGGTTCTCGACCTTGGCCTGACGTTGGGATAACACGGAGAGATTGAAAAGAAATACTAATGCCTGGGTCCCACTCCCTTCCCTCGGAAATTCTGATctaattggtctggggtgtggcctCTTCCCGGGTTCAACCTCCTTTGTTGAACTTGGTTTGAGAATCCATTCCCATCCTTTCAATGTAAGTTATTTGATATAccttttaacctctttatttccCTTTAACTCTGCCTAATTATCCATGGTGAACGAGTGAAGAAATaggatttattttatacttatttaataCTAATCGTATTAAATAAATTGTTGTAAACTGTCAGCTCAGATGCCAAGGGATGAACGGGGTGTGGGTGGAGGTAAAGTAAAAACCAAATAGTTTACGTTTTTATTGCTTCCAGGCAAAGATGACTCCATGATCCCACAGAACAAGTTTAAACAAATAGGACCAGTAATTAAATGAGACCAGAAGAGATGGTGGGTGTGATGTGTCAATGAGGAAAAGTCCAGGAATGAGTTCATTTCATTAATATAAGGGTAATAATCAACTAAATacacaataaactttaaaatacagtttcatttttaatttaaaaaataaataacagcaaaTGTGAACAAAATTTTTCTACTTCAACGCACATCTTCTTAACTGTTCATGTTTGAAATCCGACTAGTTTACAAAATCAAGGCAACTGAGCTTTTGACAAAGTTTGGGTGAACAACTCACAAAATTTCACTACTGGATGAATCTGGGCAGCATATAAAGGAGACGAGCCTTGGCTGGATTGTAGGAGTCAGCCTGAAGTCATCAActtgaaaggaaaacattttccttttgtagATTAGAACTGATGGTTCCATTCTCAACCCACCCAAAGAGCAACTTACCTTTTCCAATTTAATTTCACAATCCCACTTAGTCATGGAGTATGGACCTAAAAGCCTTTGAAGAGAAACTTAGGTTTCTTCTGACTCTCTTTTTCATTCACTTAGAATAAAAGCTAGGGCTAAAAGGATTCTAAAAATCATGTAACCTCAAATATATATGAtttcatgaggaaactgaggtccagggacTGACTACAAATTGACCTGCCAAAAGATACACCCTTCACAGTCTTGTTTTGTGTTGATGGTGgggtttttctccccttttcattATAGCTGAGAAGTGAGAGGAAGGGAAGTACATATTGAAGGGCCTTCTAAGTACCTTTTATAAAATGACAGCATGACACGAGGGAAACTTCTGTGGGGCTGGGAGTAGCCTGTGGATCTGAGAGGTGGTGACATGGGTAGACACTACTGTAAAAGTGCATCCACCTGTACACTAAGATTTGTGCCCTTAACTGTATGTAAGTtatgtcttaaattttttttttttttttggctgcgccgtgtGGCttgcggcatcttagttccctgaccagggatcgaacctgtgtcccctgcagtggaagcaaggagtcctaaccactggaccgccagggaagtcccagttatgtcttaattttaaaacaagaaatcaCCCCACGATCTGGGGCAAGCAGAGGGGCAGGACCCTTGAAGCTTGGGAAGAGTTAGCAAAGAGAGATTATCTCAGATCCTGCTTTATCGCTGGTTTTGTCTTAGGGATCTGAGGGTGGCCGTTGTTTTAAAGGGGTCTCTCTGACAGGGGAAAATGACTGTAATTCTGGAATCGAGGCatgaaggtggaggaggaggagggaacccATGGCCCAGCAGCCCGATTTAGGGTTTCCCTTTCCTCTAAAGAGAGTTCCCCACTCTCTTGCCAATCCAACGGCACACCGCAGTCCTTATATCCCGGGGCTGTTCCCTTAGAACACACTGGATCGCCACAGCCTGGGAGTCTAGGAAGGTGCCTGGCATTCAGTAAGAGCTTAATATATGTTGAACGAAAacaattcttgaaaaaaaaaatctcaaaggaaGACAAGTCACCAGGatagagagagaggggaaaaaaggattaaaaaaaaaaaatcccataaacCAACATCCACAAAAGTTGTGACAATTTGGGGGTTACTTCAATAATTCACAGTTCTTATCAAGGAATATAAAGaccagttgtttctttttttatgccCTGCCCCTCATCTCTCCTACATTTAAGGTAATCCTAAGGTATTTCTTTGCagttttcctctttgacttcagAACAGACATTCGTTAGGATCTTTTGTCAAATATAACTCTTTCTGACCTAATAGTTTCCCAAGGAGATGAACTGTCCAGTGTCCCCTGTGACCTACTATTCACAACATTACCTGGAATCCTTTGTACTCAGGCAGGAGAGATCTAGGATTTCCATGGATGTGGAAAGGGAATCCTATGGGAAAACGTTACGTTAAAAAAGGGAAGATATTTGGGCACTGGTGTATCCGATGTCCCCAGCCTCTGACCAAAGACCAGGCTCACAACTCATCCCTACAGCTCGGAAGGGACAGGCTTCAGGTTTGTTTCTTCTGTGACCCAGTTTACGTCCTTCTGTTTTAACGGCAGCCTGGAAAGCAGGGTGAAGCCCACGAATCCCCTCCAGCCAGTCTGCCCAGCAACTTCTCAGAAGCTGCTCCAGGCACCATGTCAGCCTTGCAGACATTGTCCCTTCCTGCTCTTTTCTTACCACTTAAAATCCCCTCCAGGTCTTTTTTTCAGCCGAGCtgcgccgcatgtgggatcttagttccctgaccagggatcgaacccacaccccctgcactggaagcacggagtcttaaccactggactggcagggaagtcccccactccAGGTCTTACTAACACTTTGTCTCTAGTCATACATAATTATATAGAGGCCACCTTTTGGAAAGGGACTGTTGTGTGCAGAACTAACCTGCATCCACCTTCCaaattatctttgaaaaaaaaaaaaaggaacatcaaTCATGCTCGTGGAGAGTTCCAGGTCTTACCCAGGCCCAGCAGAGACAAGAAAGGCACATTTCGTGAGGACTTACTTCACGTATTTGGTCTCACTTGAACCCCAAGGCAGCTTGCATGGTAGGGATGGTCCCCATTTTGAAAGGTGAAGACATGAAAACCCAAGACAATTTCAAAGAATTTGAGGGAGTTTGCAAAGCTGAGAGCACATAGCTGGATTGATTCAAACCCCAACGGGTTACTTCCAGAGCCTGGGTTTCTTCCCATTTCATCACACTGAAGGTGCTCCTGCGAGGAGTCAAGGAAAGAACGTGGCACTTTTAAATATGCACACTCATGTCTTCAGTAACCCTGGACACATCTCAGAGGTTTTTACTTCCCTGACCCTGTGATGAATTCACATGGCTCTCCTAAAAGGGGTGAAACCGACACACGAAGACGCAGGCAAGCAAACCCAAATTCTCAGACGTgaaatctctctctccttcttgtcTACCTCGAAGGAAAGGGGACCTGGCCAGGCTGTGGAAGAGCCCCCGGTGAGCATACCCACAGGTTGACCCAGGGCATCCGCAGTCAAAAAGGTTTCTATTTTGCCATCAACACCCAAACAGTATAGAAACATCTGGGACATTTCCACTGTTGTTCCAACTAGGGGTAGGGATTGAAGAATTTGTCAGGGTTGTCTTCTAGAGACGTTATCTGGGTATAACCTCAATGCACAAGCTGGGTTCTTAGAAAGAATCTGTAGTAGGATTTTCTGTGtttagcctcaatttccttatctacaaaatgaggGGGGGAGGGTGCCTCTATGAGCTTTAAGGCCCTTCCAACTCAAAAGGTCTATAACTTTGTGTGGCTGTTTGTGTATCTGGTGGCAATATTTGATCTTCTGAAGCACCCCACACTTTCTCTTCTGAAAAGAGGATTGACATGAGTACCATGAACGTGTCATCAAATTAATTCCACAATCAAGAGGAATAAATAATCAAAGCGAGATATTGCATTGTATTCTCCAGGGTAAAATCAGGTTGCAGACAGGGCCTGCCGAGCCACTCCGATGGGATGTGGAAGAGAAGCAGTTCAATCCGGACTTCTAAGTCCCTTATATCCAGTGATTTGAGCTCAGAAGAGGTAACAGGACAAGAAACTGTGTGCAAAAGACAGAGCCTCAGGAGTCCTTGGTAGGAAGGAGTGACTGCCATGCAGTTAGGACCATTAGTCGGGAGTGTGAGGGAACTCCTGGCACGGggcggggggaaggagggaagcttTTCCATGTCACAGATGGGTGGGGGGACACAGGTGCTCAGGGCTCACGACCGAGTCCATGTTCTTTCGATA from Phocoena phocoena chromosome 6, mPhoPho1.1, whole genome shotgun sequence encodes the following:
- the GNRH1 gene encoding progonadoliberin-1; translated protein: MFLRMEPSPKLLAGLILLTLCVVGCSSQHWSYGLRPGGKRNAENVLDSFQEIAKEVDQPAEPQRFECTIHQRRSPLGDLKGALESLIEEETGPKM